Proteins encoded within one genomic window of Fibrobacter sp. UWB16:
- a CDS encoding T9SS type A sorting domain-containing protein: protein MKKFMALAFALFFAVANAAETYEASEKITQQVLSGELSQTVYAGDEIKPVKILYENTGLGEDAVPEYSSTNFLENLGLSKRWTKGPACEIAGEMRDDIPAGTYTAFIVVKDADGKFAKTEFEFTVLEKEETLSLKWNESSGDVNQEVTAGKSITSIVFDYEGITSYSVSGLPSGLVKNIDEKKHKIMIVGSVNSDVMSGDYEYKVTVKNDQGDEKSLSGTIVVESGKARTSIKLVSEKARQEVLAGNEIEPVVFEFANVRVDESLSSFKFEGSLKGSFAYSVEENKLTCSGTVDENLKGGLYSIRIIAIGENNNDTAFANVDVIRKSVETKVYVIENETQSLTAGDSIEPIVFKVEHGSNLELTNFPGGYVLKKDGNTVTITGLVEESAKGPHEVVLTVDNNASAKATINVAAGVMSFDVIEGSDNQTVVAGQEIVPIVYQYNHVKLINGKKILADLEVKQDKEKKQVKIYGTVDPEMAAHEYVYSFELTDYYGETKTVTGKINVVASSSSEATSSSSAKSSSSSAVQSSSSNVILSSSEGSSSSSVVQSSSSSAKQSSSSNVILSSSEGSSSSSVKQSSSSEKTIKIVTVAMNGVKFGYANNALTVAVPTSSMVRVQVFDLTGHLVETFAESVNGSKSINLAHLNRGNYLVRVESNSMVRTARIAVK, encoded by the coding sequence ATGAAAAAATTCATGGCGTTGGCTTTTGCCTTGTTCTTTGCGGTAGCAAATGCCGCTGAAACGTATGAGGCTTCGGAAAAAATCACGCAACAGGTTCTGTCAGGGGAACTTTCCCAGACCGTGTATGCTGGCGATGAAATTAAGCCGGTTAAAATTCTATATGAAAATACTGGCCTTGGCGAAGATGCTGTACCAGAATATTCATCGACGAACTTTTTGGAAAATTTGGGCTTGTCGAAAAGGTGGACTAAGGGGCCCGCTTGTGAAATTGCGGGAGAGATGAGAGATGATATTCCCGCTGGTACGTACACTGCATTTATCGTCGTCAAAGACGCTGATGGCAAGTTCGCCAAGACAGAGTTCGAGTTCACTGTGCTGGAAAAAGAAGAAACGTTGTCTTTAAAATGGAATGAAAGTAGCGGTGACGTGAATCAGGAAGTCACTGCGGGTAAGTCTATTACATCTATCGTTTTCGATTACGAGGGAATAACAAGTTATAGCGTAAGTGGACTCCCGTCTGGACTTGTAAAGAATATTGATGAAAAAAAACATAAAATCATGATTGTCGGCTCTGTAAATAGCGATGTAATGTCTGGTGATTATGAATACAAAGTCACTGTTAAGAACGACCAAGGCGATGAAAAGAGCCTGTCGGGAACGATTGTTGTGGAAAGTGGCAAGGCTCGCACATCAATAAAGCTTGTTAGTGAAAAAGCAAGACAGGAAGTCCTGGCGGGCAATGAGATTGAGCCCGTCGTGTTCGAGTTTGCGAATGTTCGTGTCGATGAAAGTTTATCTTCATTTAAGTTCGAAGGATCGTTAAAAGGATCGTTTGCGTATAGTGTAGAAGAAAATAAGCTCACGTGCAGTGGAACTGTCGATGAGAATTTGAAGGGTGGATTATACTCGATAAGAATTATTGCAATTGGTGAAAATAACAATGATACCGCTTTTGCAAACGTTGATGTGATTCGTAAGTCTGTAGAGACGAAGGTATATGTCATTGAAAATGAAACGCAGTCGCTGACTGCCGGCGATTCTATCGAGCCGATTGTTTTCAAGGTAGAACATGGCTCTAATCTTGAGCTTACGAATTTCCCGGGTGGTTACGTGCTTAAAAAAGATGGTAATACGGTGACTATTACTGGGCTGGTTGAAGAAAGTGCTAAGGGTCCGCATGAAGTTGTGCTTACAGTCGACAACAATGCGAGTGCCAAGGCGACGATTAATGTAGCAGCTGGGGTTATGTCGTTCGATGTTATTGAAGGTAGCGATAATCAAACGGTTGTTGCTGGCCAAGAGATTGTTCCGATAGTTTATCAGTACAACCATGTGAAACTTATTAATGGTAAAAAAATCCTTGCTGATTTGGAAGTGAAACAAGATAAAGAAAAAAAACAAGTTAAGATTTATGGAACTGTGGATCCTGAAATGGCGGCCCATGAATACGTTTATTCGTTCGAACTGACGGATTATTATGGAGAAACAAAGACTGTAACGGGCAAGATTAATGTCGTTGCATCTTCGAGCTCGGAGGCGACATCTTCAAGTTCCGCGAAGTCTTCGTCTAGCTCTGCCGTGCAGTCCAGCAGCTCGAACGTCATCCTGAGCTCTAGCGAAGGATCCAGTAGCAGTTCTGTAGTGCAGTCCAGTAGTAGCTCCGCAAAGCAGTCCAGCAGCTCGAATGTCATCCTGAGCTCTAGCGAAGGATCCAGTAGCAGTTCTGTAAAGCAGTCCAGCTCTAGCGAAAAGACCATTAAGATCGTGACGGTGGCAATGAACGGCGTGAAGTTTGGCTATGCAAACAATGCGCTGACGGTTGCTGTGCCCACATCTTCGATGGTGCGTGTGCAAGTGTTCGACTTGACCGGTCATCTGGTCGAAACGTTTGCCGAATCTGTCAATGGTTCCAAGAGCATTAACCTCGCTCATTTGAACCGTGGCAATTATCTGGTGCGTGTCGAAAGCAATAGCATGGTTCGTACTGCAAGAATTGCCGTGAAGTAA